One segment of Bradyrhizobium sp. WD16 DNA contains the following:
- a CDS encoding Crp/Fnr family transcriptional regulator codes for MERTIIPIEACQEPCADCGVRSFSLCSVLDQAELRGFERLSHLVHIAPKSTLFLQDGLADSVFNINEGVVRLYKLLPDGRRQIVGFALPGDFLGMGPADRYSFSADAVAPVVACRFSRTAFQRYVENKPHFLRRMNEFANRDLNLAHDQMLLLGRRSADEKVASFLVGWRDRLERHGMPSKTLPLPMSRQDIADFLGLTIETVSRTFTRLERDKVIIIVPGGVRLLDFKRVEALAAA; via the coding sequence ATGGAACGGACGATCATCCCGATTGAGGCCTGCCAGGAGCCTTGTGCCGACTGCGGGGTCCGTTCCTTTAGCCTGTGCTCAGTGCTCGATCAGGCCGAGTTGCGCGGTTTCGAACGGCTTTCGCACCTGGTGCATATCGCGCCCAAATCGACCCTGTTCCTTCAGGACGGACTCGCCGACTCCGTCTTCAACATCAACGAAGGCGTGGTGCGGCTGTACAAGCTGCTGCCGGACGGCCGCCGTCAGATCGTCGGTTTCGCTCTGCCCGGCGATTTCCTCGGCATGGGTCCTGCCGATCGCTACAGCTTTTCCGCCGACGCCGTCGCCCCGGTAGTGGCGTGCCGCTTCTCCAGGACGGCCTTTCAGCGCTACGTGGAAAACAAGCCGCACTTCCTGCGCCGCATGAACGAGTTCGCCAATCGCGACCTCAACCTCGCGCATGACCAGATGCTGCTGCTCGGCCGGCGTTCGGCGGACGAGAAGGTTGCATCCTTCCTGGTCGGCTGGCGCGATCGCCTCGAGCGGCACGGTATGCCGTCCAAGACCCTGCCGCTGCCCATGAGCCGGCAGGACATCGCCGATTTCCTCGGCCTGACCATCGAGACGGTGAGCAGGACCTTCACCCGCCTGGAGCGCGACAAGGTTATCATCATCGTCCCCGGCGGCGTGCGTCTGCTCGATTTCAAGCGGGTGGAGGCCTTGGCGGCGGCATGA
- the mgtA gene encoding magnesium-translocating P-type ATPase has protein sequence MSLLPARLAAPFVRTRHGTRPPAHEAFWRRSPEELFSRLDSGPQGLASREAASRRLRFGLNSYREHGRQHLVLRIAHKLLNPLIAILLAAAAVSGLSGDLGSFIIIVTVISISLALDVIQEHHAETAVDALRRSVAVTADVRRDDTTKVIPVEDIVPGDVVELRTGDLVPADGLVLEAQNAQVNESLMTGEPFPAMKSAAPCASRSPADATNALFSGTALVGGSALMLVVHTGLRTRFGSIAAGLAASEPPTALEQGVQHLGLLILRLTVFLTLFVLLANLTAGRPPVDSFLFAIALAVGLTPELLPMIMTVTLARGALRMAERKVIVKRLSAIHDLGAMDVLCVDKTGTLTKAQITLIDHVTPEGVSAERVLSLAALNSRFQTGARSPLDESVLAHAGTPPDDRLRIAEVPFDFERRCVSVLIGDGARRLLVTKGAPEAVIDRASDIETAAGRRPLDATARALIDEVQRAQNAQGYRLLAVGIRDLPDGTNEVGLADERDLTLVGFCVFSDPPKPDAAIAIAGLRDLGIGLKIISGDHATVVQHVAAAVGLPHARALTGADIADLSDIALAARIDEVDIFARVDPDQKTRIIRALQRRGHVVGFMGDGVNDAPAIRAAHVGLSVEGATDIARAAADMILLATDLTVLGNGVREGRRTFANILKYVRMGTSSNFGNMLSMALASVVLPFLPLLPIQILLNNLVYDLSEIGIPFDDVDADAVEMPHTWDMRSILRFTVVMGALSSLFDIATFVILLKVFHADAATFQTGWFVESIATQILVIFLIRTRGAFWRSRPHPLLAATSLGALAGVLILVLSPLRTLFGFAAIDARLGFAVLAIVVAYLICAELAKRFAVGRAVAKAPPCAQAP, from the coding sequence ATGTCGTTGCTGCCGGCTCGCCTCGCGGCACCCTTCGTCCGGACGCGACACGGAACCCGACCGCCCGCGCACGAAGCCTTTTGGCGCCGGTCGCCCGAAGAACTCTTCAGCCGGCTCGACAGCGGTCCTCAAGGTCTCGCCTCGCGAGAGGCTGCGAGCCGCCGCCTTCGCTTCGGCCTCAACAGCTATCGCGAGCATGGCCGCCAGCATCTGGTGCTGCGGATCGCGCACAAGCTGCTCAATCCGCTGATCGCGATCCTGCTGGCGGCGGCCGCGGTGTCCGGCCTGAGCGGCGATCTCGGCAGCTTCATCATCATCGTGACGGTGATCTCGATCTCCCTGGCGCTCGACGTCATCCAGGAGCATCACGCCGAGACCGCCGTCGATGCCCTTCGCCGGTCGGTGGCGGTGACCGCCGACGTCCGGCGCGACGACACCACCAAGGTCATTCCCGTCGAGGACATCGTACCCGGCGACGTCGTCGAATTGCGAACCGGAGACCTGGTGCCGGCCGACGGCCTGGTGCTCGAGGCCCAAAACGCCCAGGTCAACGAGTCGCTGATGACCGGCGAGCCTTTCCCGGCGATGAAGTCCGCTGCGCCCTGCGCCAGCCGCTCCCCGGCGGACGCCACCAACGCCCTGTTCTCGGGCACCGCGCTGGTCGGCGGCAGCGCCCTGATGCTGGTCGTCCATACCGGCCTGCGCACCCGTTTCGGCAGCATCGCGGCCGGCCTCGCTGCGAGCGAACCACCCACCGCGCTGGAACAGGGCGTGCAGCACCTCGGCCTCTTGATCCTGCGGCTGACGGTCTTTCTGACGCTGTTCGTACTGCTCGCCAACCTCACCGCGGGTCGCCCTCCGGTCGATTCCTTCCTGTTCGCCATCGCCCTTGCCGTCGGGCTCACCCCCGAACTGCTGCCGATGATCATGACGGTCACCCTCGCCCGCGGCGCCCTGCGCATGGCCGAACGCAAGGTCATCGTCAAACGCCTGTCTGCCATTCACGATCTCGGCGCCATGGACGTCCTGTGCGTCGACAAGACCGGAACGCTGACCAAGGCGCAGATCACGCTGATCGATCACGTGACGCCCGAAGGAGTGAGCGCCGAACGGGTGCTGAGCCTCGCCGCCCTCAACAGCCGTTTTCAGACCGGCGCACGCAGCCCGCTCGACGAATCCGTCCTCGCCCATGCCGGCACACCGCCCGACGACCGGCTCCGGATCGCCGAAGTGCCGTTCGATTTCGAACGGCGCTGCGTCTCGGTGCTGATCGGCGACGGCGCGCGCCGCCTGCTGGTGACCAAAGGCGCACCGGAGGCGGTCATCGACCGCGCCAGCGACATCGAGACCGCGGCGGGACGACGCCCGCTGGACGCGACGGCGCGCGCGTTGATCGACGAAGTCCAGCGCGCCCAGAACGCCCAGGGCTACCGCCTGCTCGCCGTCGGCATCCGCGACCTCCCGGACGGCACCAACGAGGTCGGTCTCGCCGATGAGCGCGATCTCACGCTAGTGGGATTCTGCGTGTTCTCCGACCCGCCCAAGCCCGACGCCGCCATCGCCATCGCCGGCCTGCGCGACCTCGGCATCGGCCTCAAGATCATTTCCGGCGACCATGCCACTGTGGTCCAGCACGTCGCCGCGGCGGTCGGCCTGCCCCATGCCCGCGCCCTCACCGGCGCGGATATCGCCGACCTGTCCGATATCGCGCTCGCCGCGCGGATCGACGAGGTCGATATCTTCGCCCGGGTCGACCCCGACCAGAAGACCCGGATCATCCGCGCCCTGCAGCGCCGGGGCCACGTCGTCGGCTTCATGGGCGACGGCGTCAACGACGCGCCGGCCATTCGGGCCGCGCATGTCGGCCTGTCGGTCGAAGGCGCCACCGACATCGCCCGCGCCGCCGCCGACATGATTCTGCTGGCGACGGATCTCACCGTGCTCGGCAACGGCGTGCGGGAGGGCCGCCGCACCTTCGCGAACATCCTCAAATATGTGCGCATGGGCACGAGCTCCAACTTCGGCAACATGCTGTCGATGGCACTCGCCTCGGTGGTGCTGCCCTTCCTGCCGCTGCTGCCGATCCAGATTCTGCTCAACAACCTCGTCTACGACCTGTCGGAGATCGGCATTCCCTTCGACGACGTCGACGCCGACGCCGTCGAGATGCCGCACACCTGGGACATGCGCAGTATCCTGCGATTCACCGTCGTCATGGGCGCGCTGTCGTCGCTGTTCGACATCGCCACCTTCGTCATCCTGCTGAAGGTGTTTCATGCCGATGCGGCAACGTTCCAGACCGGCTGGTTCGTCGAATCGATCGCGACGCAGATCCTGGTGATCTTCCTGATCCGCACCCGCGGGGCGTTCTGGCGGAGCCGGCCGCACCCCCTCCTCGCCGCCACCTCGCTCGGCGCCCTCGCCGGCGTCCTCATCCTGGTGCTGAGCCCATTGCGCACGCTGTTCGGTTTCGCGGCGATCGACGCACGGCTCGGCTTCGCTGTCCTCGCCATCGTCGTGGCCTATCTGATCTGCGCTGAACTCGCCAAGCGTTTCGCCGTCGGCCGCGCGGTCGCGAAGGCTCCGCCTTGCGCGCAGGCGCCGTGA
- a CDS encoding Hsp20/alpha crystallin family protein, with translation MSTKSPINWMLSDAIEALARAERLHQQFLKLQPAATREPSWEPPIDVLETEREIMILVALPGVDPNEVEAVIEGATLVVRGHRVLPPELRNARILRLELPQGRFERRIALPPGRYSVSRFATHGCIGLRLAKSI, from the coding sequence ATGTCGACCAAATCTCCAATCAACTGGATGCTGTCGGACGCCATCGAGGCCCTGGCGCGGGCCGAGCGGCTGCATCAGCAGTTTCTCAAGCTGCAGCCCGCCGCAACCCGCGAGCCGAGCTGGGAGCCGCCGATCGACGTGCTCGAAACCGAGCGCGAGATCATGATCCTCGTCGCCCTGCCCGGGGTCGACCCCAACGAGGTCGAGGCGGTGATCGAGGGCGCCACGCTCGTCGTGCGCGGCCATCGCGTCCTGCCGCCCGAATTGCGGAATGCGCGCATTCTCCGGCTGGAACTGCCCCAGGGCCGTTTCGAGCGCCGCATCGCGCTGCCGCCCGGCCGCTACTCCGTCAGCCGCTTCGCCACGCATGGCTGCATCGGCCTGCGGCTCGCCAAATCGATCTGA
- a CDS encoding nucleoside deaminase — translation MTAPADDLASPPHPSDVTMMRRCIALAGESVRAGEFPFAAVVARGGRIVCESINRAKSNGDANSHAEVVAIGEAQRRHGTDLSECTLYTTVEPCALCAYAARESRLGRVVYGLHSPLMGGHSRWNILDDHRLSEALPDVFRPAPAIVAGFLQEEVSAVFRSWNPIAWQVIKARGIFVAGPARSTPAGSIDGLAARLLAGMRTLVIDRIGRT, via the coding sequence ATGACGGCTCCGGCTGACGATCTCGCCTCGCCTCCCCACCCTTCCGATGTCACGATGATGCGGCGATGTATCGCGCTGGCGGGGGAATCCGTCAGGGCCGGCGAATTTCCGTTCGCCGCGGTGGTCGCAAGGGGCGGCCGCATCGTCTGCGAATCCATCAACCGCGCCAAGAGCAACGGCGACGCCAACAGCCACGCTGAAGTAGTGGCCATCGGCGAGGCGCAGCGACGCCATGGCACCGATCTGTCCGAATGCACGCTCTACACGACGGTCGAGCCCTGCGCGCTGTGCGCCTATGCAGCCCGCGAGTCGCGCCTCGGCCGGGTCGTCTATGGCCTGCACTCGCCGTTGATGGGCGGCCATTCGCGCTGGAATATTCTCGACGATCACCGCCTGTCGGAAGCCCTGCCGGACGTCTTTCGGCCTGCGCCCGCGATCGTCGCCGGTTTTCTCCAGGAGGAGGTGTCCGCGGTCTTCCGCAGCTGGAACCCGATCGCCTGGCAGGTCATCAAGGCCCGCGGCATCTTCGTCGCCGGCCCTGCCCGATCGACGCCGGCGGGCAGCATCGACGGCCTCGCCGCCCGCCTTTTGGCCGGCATGCGGACCCTTGTGATTGACCGGATCGGTCGCACATAG
- the hemN gene encoding oxygen-independent coproporphyrinogen III oxidase, with the protein MASSTDSAAPVLAPDGDDSAIDAAVRRLATLQVPRYTSYPTAAEFAPLSGSDDHRRWLAQLDGSEAISLYLHVPYCRDICLYCGCHTKKTNREDTVEGYREALEREIRLVGSQFTAKVPVARLHWGGGTPSILGGEGLASVVAVLREYFDFEPRFEHAIELDPRYVTAELAAALASLGVNRASLGVQDVNPLVQAAIGRLQPLSVVQGAVAALRAAGINHLNFDLIYGLPLQTVESLRKTCATVIALHPDRIAHYGYAHLPERKANQRRIDATTLPDADARFEQAQTIAEEFQQHGYVKIGIDHFALAEDPLALAAAEGRLHRNFQGYTDDDRNILVAFGASAISEFRDGYVQNIVDVPTYVRTVNSGIMPSARGCGIDAGDRTRARIIESLLCHFRADLAALAPGEDFSEERALLRPFVTDGLARIEGTVVVVTPPGRTVARVIASVFDVYLRQRTGRFSVAV; encoded by the coding sequence ATGGCATCATCAACGGATTCGGCCGCGCCCGTCCTGGCGCCGGACGGGGATGACTCGGCGATCGACGCCGCGGTTCGCCGCCTCGCCACGCTGCAGGTTCCGCGCTATACGTCCTATCCGACAGCGGCCGAATTCGCGCCGCTGAGCGGCAGCGACGATCACCGGCGCTGGCTTGCGCAGCTCGATGGCAGCGAAGCGATTTCGCTCTATCTTCACGTTCCATATTGCCGCGACATCTGCCTCTATTGCGGCTGTCACACCAAGAAGACCAATCGCGAGGACACGGTCGAGGGCTATCGCGAGGCGCTGGAGCGCGAAATTCGCCTGGTCGGCAGTCAATTCACGGCCAAGGTGCCGGTTGCCCGGCTGCATTGGGGCGGCGGCACGCCGAGCATCCTCGGTGGCGAGGGGCTCGCGTCCGTGGTGGCGGTGCTGCGCGAGTATTTCGATTTCGAGCCCCGCTTCGAACATGCCATCGAACTCGATCCGCGCTATGTGACCGCCGAACTGGCCGCTGCGCTCGCATCTCTTGGTGTCAACCGCGCCAGTCTCGGCGTGCAGGATGTCAATCCGCTGGTTCAGGCAGCAATTGGCCGGCTGCAGCCGCTGTCGGTGGTGCAGGGTGCGGTTGCCGCCCTGCGCGCCGCAGGCATCAACCATCTCAATTTCGATCTGATCTACGGCCTGCCGCTGCAAACGGTGGAGTCATTGCGCAAGACCTGCGCCACGGTCATCGCCCTGCACCCCGACCGCATCGCCCATTACGGCTACGCCCATCTGCCGGAGCGCAAGGCCAACCAGCGCCGCATCGACGCCACGACCCTGCCTGACGCCGACGCCCGCTTCGAGCAGGCGCAGACCATCGCCGAGGAATTCCAGCAGCACGGTTACGTCAAGATCGGCATCGACCATTTCGCATTGGCCGAGGACCCGCTCGCCCTGGCGGCGGCGGAAGGTCGGCTGCACCGCAACTTCCAGGGCTATACCGATGACGACCGCAATATTCTGGTTGCCTTCGGCGCCTCGGCCATCTCCGAATTCCGCGACGGCTATGTTCAGAACATCGTCGACGTGCCGACCTATGTGCGAACGGTCAACAGCGGGATAATGCCGAGCGCGCGCGGCTGCGGGATCGATGCGGGCGACCGCACCAGGGCGAGGATCATCGAAAGCCTGCTCTGCCATTTTCGCGCCGATCTCGCGGCGCTGGCGCCGGGGGAGGACTTCTCCGAAGAGCGCGCATTGTTGCGGCCCTTCGTGACCGACGGGTTGGCCCGGATCGAGGGGACGGTCGTGGTGGTGACGCCGCCGGGCCGCACCGTCGCCCGGGTGATCGCCTCGGTGTTCGACGTCTATCTGCGCCAGCGCACCGGCCGTTTCAGCGTCGCGGTGTAG
- a CDS encoding zinc-dependent alcohol dehydrogenase family protein, producing MRAMVLTAPGRRLEAVERSLPEPGPNEVRVRISACGVCRTDLHVVDGELPDVRYPIIPGHEIVGRIEALGAGVSGLAVGERVGIPWLGHTCGVCRYCHDGMENLCDAPLFTGYTRDGGFSTHTIADARYTFALGEGSDDVATAPLLCAGLIGWRSLVMAGSRAEHLGIYGFGAAGHIVAQVARFQGRTIYAFTRPGDDAAQRFAVELGADWAGGSDQLPPQPLDAAIIYAPAGPLVPTALRAVRKGGRVVCAGIHMTDIPSFPYALLWQERQLVSVANLTRQDGVDFLRVAAAAGVHTATTPFPLAQANAALDRLRAGELLGAAVLIP from the coding sequence ATGCGGGCCATGGTTCTGACCGCGCCGGGGCGGCGGCTCGAAGCCGTTGAACGCTCCCTGCCCGAACCCGGCCCCAACGAGGTCCGGGTCCGGATCAGTGCTTGCGGCGTCTGCCGCACCGACCTGCATGTGGTCGACGGCGAACTGCCGGACGTCCGCTATCCGATCATCCCAGGCCACGAGATCGTCGGCCGTATCGAAGCGCTCGGTGCCGGCGTCAGCGGACTTGCGGTCGGCGAGCGGGTCGGCATTCCCTGGCTGGGCCACACCTGCGGCGTCTGCCGCTATTGCCACGACGGCATGGAAAATCTCTGCGACGCACCGCTCTTCACCGGCTACACGCGGGACGGTGGCTTTTCGACCCACACGATCGCGGATGCCCGCTACACGTTTGCGCTCGGCGAAGGCAGCGACGACGTCGCCACCGCGCCCTTGCTCTGCGCCGGCCTGATCGGCTGGCGCTCCCTGGTGATGGCCGGCAGCCGTGCCGAGCACCTCGGCATCTACGGCTTCGGCGCGGCCGGACACATCGTCGCCCAGGTGGCGCGGTTTCAGGGCCGGACGATCTACGCCTTTACCCGGCCCGGCGACGACGCCGCGCAACGATTTGCCGTCGAACTCGGCGCCGACTGGGCGGGCGGATCGGATCAATTGCCGCCACAGCCGCTGGATGCGGCGATCATCTACGCGCCGGCGGGACCGCTGGTGCCGACGGCGCTGCGAGCTGTTCGCAAGGGCGGTCGCGTCGTCTGCGCCGGCATCCACATGACCGACATTCCCTCGTTTCCCTACGCGCTGCTGTGGCAGGAGCGACAGCTCGTCTCCGTCGCCAATCTCACCCGCCAGGATGGGGTCGATTTCCTGCGTGTCGCCGCCGCAGCCGGCGTCCACACTGCCACCACACCGTTTCCGCTCGCACAGGCCAATGCGGCGCTCGATCGCCTGCGCGCCGGCGAGCTGCTCGGCGCCGCGGTACTGATCCCTTGA
- a CDS encoding cytochrome c — MRKTGPGALAVLLVTGMTALAASPSEQRGRTFAIHNCANCHSISKVGPSPLAVAPPFRDLHHRYAVETLSEAFAEGIYTGHPTMPAFQLAPDQINDLMSFLKTLE; from the coding sequence ATGCGGAAAACCGGCCCGGGTGCGCTCGCCGTTCTGCTGGTGACGGGCATGACTGCCCTGGCGGCCTCCCCGTCCGAGCAGCGTGGCCGGACATTCGCCATCCACAATTGCGCCAATTGCCACTCGATCAGCAAGGTCGGCCCCAGCCCTCTGGCGGTGGCTCCGCCGTTCCGGGATCTCCACCATCGCTATGCGGTCGAAACCCTGTCGGAAGCCTTCGCCGAAGGCATCTATACCGGGCATCCCACCATGCCCGCCTTCCAGCTCGCCCCCGACCAGATCAACGATCTGATGTCGTTTCTCAAGACACTGGAGTGA
- the ccoO gene encoding cytochrome-c oxidase, cbb3-type subunit II, with translation MSFWTRHQVFEKNSIILIVGILVVIAIGGLVEIGPLFYLKSTIEKVDGVRPYTPLELAGRNIYVREGCYLCHSQMIRPLRDEVERYGHYSLAAESMYDHPFQWGSKRTGPDLARVGGKYSDEWHVTHLKDPRAIVPQSVMPGYSFLAGSEVDTKAIADDMRTQRLIGVPYTEEEIANAEADMKAQVDPDNADALLKRYPKAVARNFDGKPGNPTELDALIAYLQVLGTMVDFKLYNEKANLR, from the coding sequence ATGTCGTTTTGGACTCGTCATCAGGTCTTCGAGAAAAACTCGATCATCCTCATTGTCGGCATTCTTGTCGTCATCGCCATCGGCGGGTTGGTCGAGATCGGGCCGCTGTTTTACCTCAAGAGCACCATCGAGAAGGTCGACGGTGTGCGGCCCTACACGCCTCTGGAACTCGCGGGACGAAACATCTATGTCCGCGAGGGCTGCTATCTCTGCCACTCGCAGATGATCCGTCCGCTGCGCGACGAAGTGGAGCGCTACGGGCACTATTCGCTGGCGGCCGAGAGCATGTACGACCATCCGTTCCAGTGGGGGTCGAAGCGGACCGGGCCTGACCTCGCCCGCGTCGGCGGCAAGTATTCGGACGAGTGGCACGTCACCCACTTGAAGGATCCGCGCGCCATCGTGCCGCAGTCGGTGATGCCGGGCTACTCCTTCCTGGCCGGCAGCGAGGTCGACACCAAGGCCATCGCCGACGACATGCGAACCCAGCGCCTGATCGGCGTGCCATATACCGAAGAAGAAATCGCCAACGCCGAGGCCGACATGAAGGCCCAGGTCGATCCGGACAATGCGGATGCGCTGCTCAAGCGCTACCCGAAGGCCGTGGCGCGCAACTTCGACGGCAAGCCGGGCAATCCGACGGAGCTTGACGCGCTGATCGCCTATCTTCAGGTGCTCGGCACGATGGTGGACTTCAAGCTCTACAACGAAAAAGCCAACCTCCGCTGA
- a CDS encoding cyclic nucleotide-gated ion channel → MTRQSAASKPDNTAAVDAEPAGSDEIRRRFYDILEDTPQSGWLGPLVSRGIEILILAGVATTVFDTVPRLHDSYGLAFAVVEAVVIVAFTVEYILRIWIAPEHLPYRDLPAIAARRAYILSAHGVIDFLALAPLWIANFGPGDLRILVILRVLRVFKFARYSSGMRSLLDVLWSERRALIGCLVILACTTLLSAAMMHVVEGTAQPEKFGTIPDAMWWAIVTLSTIGYGDVVPVTGLGKMVAATTIVGGLIMVALPVGIVATAFSEVIHKREFIVTWSMVARVPLFARMTAGDIAHVMQLLRARQAERGDIIVRRGEEAHSMYFIADGEVEIELGREGRVRPVRLGAGHFFGERAILKKAKRSSTVTALTRVKLLVLDATDLRTLIAREPSIADHINKVALGRAAGSAVPHEGADEPGAAEIES, encoded by the coding sequence ATGACGCGGCAGTCTGCGGCTTCGAAGCCGGACAACACGGCCGCTGTGGACGCCGAGCCGGCCGGTTCGGATGAAATCCGTCGCCGCTTCTACGACATTCTGGAGGATACGCCGCAAAGCGGCTGGCTCGGGCCGCTGGTCAGCCGCGGCATCGAGATCCTGATCCTGGCCGGCGTCGCCACGACCGTCTTCGACACGGTGCCTCGTCTGCATGACAGCTACGGTCTGGCCTTCGCCGTCGTCGAGGCGGTGGTCATCGTTGCCTTCACGGTCGAATACATTCTGCGGATCTGGATTGCACCCGAGCATCTGCCTTACCGCGACCTGCCGGCGATCGCCGCGCGGCGGGCCTATATCCTCAGCGCCCATGGCGTCATCGACTTCCTGGCGCTGGCGCCGTTGTGGATCGCGAATTTCGGCCCTGGCGACCTGCGCATCCTGGTGATCCTGCGTGTGCTGCGGGTGTTCAAGTTCGCCCGGTATTCGTCCGGCATGCGCTCTCTGCTCGACGTCTTGTGGAGCGAGCGGCGCGCGTTGATCGGCTGCCTTGTCATCCTCGCCTGTACGACCCTGCTCTCCGCCGCCATGATGCATGTGGTCGAGGGGACGGCGCAGCCCGAGAAGTTCGGCACCATTCCCGACGCCATGTGGTGGGCGATCGTCACCCTCAGCACCATCGGCTATGGCGACGTGGTGCCGGTGACCGGTCTCGGCAAGATGGTCGCGGCGACGACCATTGTCGGCGGCCTGATCATGGTGGCACTGCCGGTCGGTATCGTCGCCACGGCCTTCTCCGAGGTGATCCACAAGCGCGAATTCATCGTCACCTGGAGCATGGTGGCGCGCGTGCCGCTGTTCGCCCGCATGACCGCCGGCGACATCGCCCATGTCATGCAGCTGTTGCGGGCGCGCCAGGCCGAGCGCGGCGACATCATCGTCCGGCGCGGCGAGGAAGCTCATTCGATGTACTTCATTGCCGATGGCGAGGTCGAAATCGAACTCGGCCGTGAGGGCAGGGTCCGGCCGGTCCGGCTGGGCGCCGGCCACTTTTTCGGCGAGCGTGCGATCTTGAAAAAGGCCAAGCGGTCGTCGACGGTCACCGCACTGACCAGGGTGAAGCTGCTGGTATTGGATGCCACCGACCTGAGGACGCTGATCGCCCGCGAGCCGAGCATCGCCGATCACATCAACAAGGTGGCTCTGGGCCGTGCCGCCGGCTCCGCCGTGCCGCACGAGGGGGCCGATGAACCGGGTGCCGCCGAAATCGAGAGCTGA
- the ccoN gene encoding cytochrome-c oxidase, cbb3-type subunit I — protein sequence MTFGETSLALIFALTVLLSIYAASQARDAAFAFHAYLAAAASVAAVMAIFNRYFNRAGLAPQEIDGRPNYNFGPIKFASFMAMFWGIAGFTVGLIIALQLAYPLLNFDLPWISFGRMRPLHTSAVIFAFGGNVLLASSFYVVQKTSRVRLAGDLAPWFVVLGYNFFILIAGTGYLLGVSQGKEYAEPEWYSDLWLTIVWVTYLLVFLVTVIKRKEPHIYVANWFFFAFIVTIAVLHLGNNPSVPVSVFGSKSYIVWGGVQDAMFQWWYGHNAVGFFLTAGFLAIMYYFVPKRAERPVYSYRLSIIHFWALIFLYIWAGPHHLHYTALPDWAQTLGMTFSIMLWMPSWGGMINGLMTLSGAWDKLRTDPVLRMLVVSVAFYGMSTFEGPMMSIKVVNSLSHYTDWTIGHVHSGALGWVGFVSFGALYCLVPWIWNRRLYSLKLVNWHFWIATLGIVLYISAMWVSGILQGLMWRAYTSLGFLEYSFIETVEAMHPFYVIRAAGGALFLIGALIMAYNLWMTVRAGEVATTEAPRVALSPAE from the coding sequence ATGACTTTCGGTGAGACCAGTCTAGCGCTGATCTTCGCCTTGACGGTTCTCCTCTCGATCTACGCTGCCTCGCAGGCTCGCGACGCGGCCTTCGCCTTCCACGCCTATCTGGCGGCGGCGGCGAGCGTGGCCGCGGTGATGGCCATCTTCAATCGCTACTTCAACCGGGCGGGGCTCGCGCCGCAGGAGATCGACGGCCGGCCGAACTACAATTTCGGACCGATCAAGTTCGCCTCCTTCATGGCCATGTTCTGGGGCATCGCCGGCTTTACCGTCGGCCTGATCATCGCCCTGCAGCTCGCCTATCCGCTGCTCAACTTCGATCTTCCCTGGATCAGCTTCGGCCGGATGCGGCCGCTGCACACCTCTGCGGTGATCTTTGCCTTCGGCGGCAACGTGCTGCTGGCCAGCTCATTCTACGTCGTGCAGAAGACCTCGCGGGTGCGCCTCGCGGGCGATCTCGCACCGTGGTTCGTCGTCCTCGGCTACAACTTCTTCATCCTGATCGCGGGCACCGGCTATCTGCTCGGCGTCTCGCAAGGCAAGGAATATGCCGAGCCGGAATGGTATTCCGACCTGTGGCTGACCATCGTCTGGGTGACTTATCTGCTGGTCTTCCTGGTCACGGTGATCAAGCGCAAGGAGCCGCATATCTATGTGGCGAACTGGTTCTTCTTCGCCTTCATCGTCACCATCGCCGTGCTGCATCTCGGCAACAATCCGAGCGTGCCGGTGTCGGTGTTCGGCTCCAAGTCGTACATCGTCTGGGGCGGCGTCCAGGATGCCATGTTCCAGTGGTGGTACGGCCACAACGCGGTCGGCTTCTTCCTGACCGCCGGCTTCCTGGCCATCATGTACTACTTCGTGCCGAAGCGGGCCGAGCGGCCGGTCTATTCCTACCGCCTGTCGATCATCCACTTCTGGGCGCTGATCTTCCTCTACATCTGGGCCGGTCCCCACCATCTGCACTACACGGCGCTGCCCGACTGGGCGCAGACGCTGGGCATGACCTTCTCGATCATGCTGTGGATGCCGTCCTGGGGCGGCATGATCAACGGTCTGATGACGCTGTCGGGTGCCTGGGACAAGCTGCGGACCGACCCTGTGCTGCGCATGCTGGTGGTGTCGGTGGCCTTCTACGGCATGTCGACCTTCGAAGGCCCGATGATGTCCATCAAGGTGGTCAACTCGCTCAGCCACTACACCGACTGGACCATCGGACACGTGCACTCCGGTGCGCTCGGCTGGGTCGGCTTCGTGTCGTTCGGCGCGCTGTACTGCCTCGTGCCCTGGATCTGGAATCGCAGGCTCTACAGCCTCAAGCTGGTCAACTGGCACTTCTGGATCGCGACCCTCGGCATCGTCCTCTACATCTCGGCGATGTGGGTGTCGGGCATCCTGCAGGGGCTGATGTGGCGGGCCTACACCTCGCTCGGCTTCCTCGAATACTCCTTCATCGAGACCGTCGAGGCGATGCATCCCTTCTATGTGATCCGTGCGGCGGGCGGGGCCCTGTTCCTGATCGGTGCGCTGATCATGGCCTACAATCTCTGGATGACGGTCCGGGCGGGCGAGGTGGCCACCACCGAAGCCCCGCGCGTCGCGCTGTCTCCCGCCGAATAA